A stretch of the Bradyrhizobium arachidis genome encodes the following:
- a CDS encoding SDR family NAD(P)-dependent oxidoreductase, whose translation MDRLKGKVAMVVGAGSIGPGWGNGKATAVTFARQGASVLCVDRNAAAAEETAKIINGEGGKATAFTADVARAADIEAMVAACLKAYGRIDVLDNNVGIAEMGGVVEVGEESWDRVFTVNLKSAYLAMKHVIPVMVKQGGGSIINISSIASIRHVGISYVSYNASKAAMNQLTRSTAIEFAKNHVRVNAILPGLMKTPMVEHSAGLAASYAKGDVEAMWRARDAQVPMGHMGEAWDVANAALFLASDESKYVTGIELVVDGGITCKAGA comes from the coding sequence ATGGATCGGCTCAAGGGCAAGGTTGCGATGGTGGTGGGTGCCGGCTCGATCGGCCCGGGCTGGGGCAACGGCAAGGCGACCGCGGTGACCTTTGCGCGCCAGGGCGCGTCGGTGCTTTGCGTCGACCGCAACGCGGCCGCGGCAGAAGAGACCGCAAAGATCATCAACGGCGAGGGCGGCAAGGCCACGGCCTTCACCGCTGATGTGGCGCGCGCGGCCGACATCGAGGCGATGGTCGCCGCGTGCCTCAAGGCCTACGGCCGCATCGACGTGCTCGACAACAATGTCGGCATCGCCGAGATGGGCGGCGTGGTCGAGGTCGGTGAGGAGAGCTGGGACCGCGTCTTCACCGTCAATCTCAAGAGCGCCTATCTCGCCATGAAGCACGTCATTCCCGTCATGGTGAAGCAGGGCGGCGGTTCGATCATCAATATCTCGTCGATCGCCTCGATCCGCCATGTCGGCATTTCCTATGTCAGCTACAACGCCAGCAAGGCGGCGATGAACCAGCTGACGCGCTCCACCGCGATCGAGTTCGCGAAGAACCATGTCCGCGTCAATGCGATCCTGCCGGGCCTGATGAAGACGCCGATGGTCGAGCATTCGGCAGGGCTTGCCGCGAGCTACGCCAAGGGCGACGTGGAGGCGATGTGGCGCGCGCGCGACGCGCAGGTGCCGATGGGCCACATGGGCGAGGCCTGGGACGTCGCCAACGCCGCGTTGTTCCTGGCGTCCGACGAGTCGAAATATGTGACGGGGATCGAGCTCGTGGTGGACGGCGGGATCACGTGCAAGGCGGGGGCGTAG